A single Thermaerobacter sp. FW80 DNA region contains:
- the menA gene encoding 1,4-dihydroxy-2-naphthoate octaprenyltransferase, protein MNHPEERRPSATTPKDAETSAGACPAPAGGATPPSAAAPPAAEPRSWRLLARAWFQATRPHLKPVTVIPVLVGILVAGGEGHFDPWLALWTLLGSLAIHAGTDMANDYYDFVMYEGDAPFTGGSGVIQAGWLSPESLRRGAWVCFGFGALVGVYLAARTGWPALALGLLGIASGLFYTAPPVRYGYRGLGEVMVGLNMGAVLVVGSYYVQARGVSLEALVASLPLVSLVALILYAESIHDIAEDRATGKRTLAARLGEAGAVRLYFGWVAATAVLVVAGVLAGRLPALLLLTLVPAARCLRAAPRYLGGRYRHEDLYRLGRMALGLYKATGAALVGGYAWWWIRAALG, encoded by the coding sequence GTGAACCATCCGGAGGAACGCCGCCCGTCCGCGACGACGCCGAAAGACGCGGAGACTTCTGCGGGCGCATGCCCCGCGCCCGCGGGCGGTGCGACGCCACCGTCCGCCGCGGCCCCGCCCGCCGCGGAGCCGCGCTCGTGGCGGCTCCTCGCCCGCGCTTGGTTCCAGGCCACTCGGCCCCACCTCAAGCCCGTCACCGTCATCCCCGTGCTGGTGGGGATCCTGGTGGCGGGCGGGGAAGGGCACTTCGACCCGTGGCTGGCGCTCTGGACCCTGCTGGGTAGCCTGGCCATCCACGCCGGCACCGACATGGCCAACGACTACTACGACTTCGTCATGTACGAGGGCGACGCGCCCTTCACCGGCGGCAGCGGGGTGATCCAGGCGGGGTGGCTCAGCCCGGAGAGCCTGCGCCGGGGCGCCTGGGTGTGCTTCGGCTTCGGCGCGCTGGTTGGCGTCTACCTCGCCGCCCGCACCGGCTGGCCGGCCCTGGCCCTGGGGCTCCTTGGCATCGCCAGCGGGCTCTTCTACACGGCCCCGCCCGTCCGCTACGGCTACCGCGGCCTGGGCGAGGTCATGGTCGGGCTCAACATGGGTGCCGTGCTGGTCGTGGGCTCGTACTACGTCCAGGCCCGCGGCGTGTCGCTGGAGGCGCTGGTGGCGTCGCTGCCGCTGGTCTCGTTGGTGGCGCTGATCCTCTACGCCGAGTCCATCCACGACATCGCGGAAGACCGCGCCACCGGCAAGCGGACCCTGGCCGCGCGGCTGGGCGAAGCCGGCGCCGTGCGCCTGTACTTCGGATGGGTGGCCGCCACCGCGGTCCTCGTGGTGGCCGGGGTGCTGGCCGGCCGCCTGCCCGCCTTGCTGTTGCTCACCCTGGTCCCGGCCGCCCGGTGCCTGCGGGCTGCGCCCCGCTACCTCGGCGGGCGGTACCGCCACGAGGACCTGTACCGGTTGGGTCGGATGGCCCTCGGCCTCTACAAGGCCACCGGCGCGGCCCTGGTCGGGGGCTATGCCTGGTGGTGGATCCGCGCCGCCTTGGGATGA
- a CDS encoding isochorismate synthase MenF produces the protein MARGGAPLSTLIEPVARDLERLDARAHDQAHRAGRPAVVSFTVAAEPVDPLAVFDGAAIVAGERALWLAPDEPMALVALGAAAVLTVEEGGERGQAGEGSGRGRGPEGHSGGGPRAPVSRPDPLRPSAGPPVGHGRGDEPAGPLAAVAGALESAWRSLCAGSLVDAPHGVWGTGPVLVGGFAFDPAVPPDAAWVGFPAARFVLPELLLTRGPHGTWLTFNRVVLPGTPTGRQGDAGWTFPEGVRLTVPPTGRGSAGEGGRRWLSLLALAARSAPGATAGGGPRRRAGSGGDGRRPAAAPVAAVARPDRRRWTEAVTAALEAIAAGALAKVVLARRLHVRAGTAFDPGTVLRRLRAEYPECFVFAVAGDGRGPGGRGVFLGASPERLVRLREARLETAALAGSTARGASAAEDEALARALLQSPKERQEHTLVVRMLRETLAPVCRGLEIAPEPRLLRLRNVQHLHTPIHGVVDGVTLPQLVARLHPTPALGGWPRDRALAFIRRWEGGSRGWYGGAVGWFDHRGDGEMAVAIRSGLVRGPEAWLFAGCGVVAGSNPEREWRETALKLQPLAAALGVEPDLGAEAGAGEAAHGG, from the coding sequence GTGGCGAGAGGCGGAGCACCCCTGAGCACCCTGATCGAACCCGTCGCCCGCGATCTGGAGCGGCTCGACGCCCGGGCCCACGACCAGGCGCACCGCGCCGGGCGACCCGCCGTGGTCAGCTTCACCGTGGCCGCGGAGCCGGTCGATCCCCTCGCGGTCTTCGACGGCGCCGCCATCGTCGCGGGAGAGCGGGCGCTCTGGCTCGCTCCGGATGAGCCGATGGCCCTGGTCGCGCTGGGCGCGGCGGCCGTCCTGACGGTGGAGGAGGGCGGCGAGCGAGGGCAGGCCGGGGAGGGGAGCGGCCGTGGGCGGGGGCCGGAGGGCCACTCGGGTGGCGGTCCCCGGGCGCCGGTGTCCCGCCCCGACCCCCTCCGCCCGTCGGCTGGCCCCCCGGTGGGCCATGGACGGGGGGACGAACCGGCCGGACCGTTGGCGGCGGTGGCCGGAGCGCTGGAGTCCGCCTGGCGGTCCCTCTGCGCCGGATCCCTGGTGGACGCCCCCCACGGCGTGTGGGGCACGGGTCCCGTGCTGGTGGGCGGGTTCGCCTTCGACCCGGCGGTCCCGCCGGACGCCGCCTGGGTCGGGTTCCCGGCGGCGCGCTTCGTCTTGCCGGAGCTCTTGCTCACCCGCGGCCCCCACGGCACATGGCTGACCTTCAACCGGGTCGTCCTCCCCGGGACGCCGACCGGGCGGCAGGGCGACGCCGGCTGGACGTTCCCCGAGGGCGTGCGCCTGACGGTGCCCCCGACGGGGCGGGGGTCAGCCGGCGAGGGGGGGCGGCGGTGGCTGTCGCTGCTGGCCCTCGCCGCCCGGTCGGCCCCGGGGGCTACGGCGGGCGGTGGACCCCGTCGCCGGGCCGGCTCCGGCGGCGACGGGCGCCGCCCGGCAGCGGCGCCCGTCGCCGCCGTGGCCCGGCCGGACCGCCGCCGCTGGACGGAGGCCGTGACCGCCGCCCTCGAGGCCATCGCCGCGGGGGCGCTGGCCAAGGTCGTGCTGGCGCGGCGCCTCCACGTGCGGGCCGGCACCGCCTTCGATCCCGGCACCGTGCTGCGCCGCCTGCGGGCGGAGTATCCGGAGTGCTTCGTGTTCGCCGTGGCGGGGGACGGCCGCGGGCCGGGGGGGCGCGGCGTGTTCCTGGGAGCCTCACCCGAGCGCCTGGTGCGGCTGCGGGAGGCGCGGCTCGAGACGGCGGCCCTGGCCGGTTCCACCGCCCGGGGGGCCTCCGCCGCCGAGGACGAGGCCCTGGCCCGAGCCCTGCTGCAAAGCCCCAAGGAGCGGCAGGAACACACCCTCGTGGTGCGCATGCTCCGGGAGACCCTGGCGCCCGTCTGCCGCGGGCTCGAGATCGCCCCGGAGCCCCGGCTCCTGCGCCTGCGCAACGTCCAGCACCTCCATACCCCGATCCACGGGGTGGTCGACGGGGTGACGCTGCCGCAGCTGGTGGCGCGCCTCCACCCGACCCCGGCCCTGGGCGGGTGGCCGCGAGACCGGGCCCTGGCCTTCATCCGCCGGTGGGAGGGGGGCTCGCGCGGCTGGTATGGGGGCGCCGTCGGCTGGTTCGACCACCGGGGCGACGGCGAGATGGCCGTGGCCATCCGCTCCGGGCTCGTCCGGGGGCCGGAGGCGTGGCTCTTCGCCGGGTGCGGCGTCGTGGCGGGCTCGAACCCCGAGCGGGAGTGGCGGGAGACGGCCCTCAAGCTGCAGCCGTTGGCAGCCGCCCTGGGGGTGGAACCCGACCTCGGGGCGGAGGCCGGTGCCGGGGAGGCGGCGCACGGTGGCTGA